CTACAGTTGCTAAGCAATTGGGCTATACACAAATACTCAATATTAGCAATAACGACAGCCTTGCATACATTGACCCTGAATTTGATATTTCGGAGAAAGTTCTTCTCATGATGGGCATTAGTATTGTGAAGTAATGTATTTAAATGGTTCATTAAAAAAATGAACCATTTAAATCTTATAAAGTAGTCCCACTTTACCCAACAGCATTTCACCTCCTTTTTTACTCGAACCTTGCTCTATTTGACTGAAAGCAGGTCTGAAAGTTTTTTCAAATAGCACTGTTGAAGAAGCTCGAAGTTTATCACTAAATTTCAATACAAACCCTGCTTCCAAACCCATTGCTCCTTTGGAGTCAATCCTGAATCCTTTTTGTGGAATCCTAAGAGATATCCCTCCTCCAAATTTGGGATTGAAAAACTTATGAGAAGTCATGTAATTTAGGTAAAATGGAAATCTCCACAATTTTAGATATGGGTTAGAAGTGGAGTTAAAATAGCTCACACCTGTATTAAAATATACCTTTTCGTTTAATCGTGGCATCCAGAAATATAAACTTAGTGTGCTTAAAGTTGCTTGATGTCTTCCATTCCATTGCGTAACTTGACCTAATCCAATTGAAGGCTCAATAAACACTTTTACTTCGGAAGATTTCCTACTATAAACTTCACTTTGATAACTATCGCAAACTGCATTATGGTAATCAACAGCCAAGTTGATAAGGCTTTTATGATCTGGTTTTACGATTCTATCAATTCTATCATTAAACTGAGGAGCATCTGAAGTGTAGAATTTTAGTATTCCTTTATGCTTTATTGATTTTACTTTAAGCTCCTGCCCTTTTACTAGAACATATTCTTCAGTGTAACCAAGTAGTTGTATAGGGCTCTCTGCTTTCTTAAGGTAATATCGATCTCCTTGTTCGTCTCTTGTATAATATACCTCCAACTTACCATTGACTAGTTGCTCAAAAAACATTTGCTTTCCATTATATGGTAGAGAAACAAATCGCCTTCCTCCATCAGAAAAATAATAATTAACTAAATCTTTTGGCGAAAACTCTTCGGCAGGTTGATCATTAGTATTTTTAAAAAAACATTTTTGGGTAAAGTCCGTGTCATTGGTATATGCGATCAATCCTACTTTACTGTCCCCATTTTTTAAAGTAATTGATCCCTGTTTGAAATCATTTTGGGCAAAACATGAAAACATGGGTGTAGCTAATAGCACCCAATAAATCTTTCTAAAATAATTCATTATCAATTAAGTTATGTGTTGATCTGAAATTGTCAAAATCAGTGCCAATTGAATGTACATACGTATTAAATTTAATGTTTACCTACCATAACTTTTGTAGCAAAAAAGCTTTCAATTTTATATCTTTAGCCTAAAATATTCAACCATAAAATGAAAAACTCAAGCAATCGTCGTCAATTCATCAAAACTGCCTCAGCAGCTGCTAGTTTCTTTATTGTACCTCGCCATATTCTTGGCAAAGGGTTTCTTGCACCGAGCGACAAGATCAACATGGCCTACATAGGTTGTGGTAAGCAAAGTGGAGGATTACAAAAACGTTTTTTTGAGACTGGTGAAGTAAATATCATTGGTGCCGCTGATCCCCACAGACTGAAACTCGAGCGATTTACCAATAACCTCAAGACATTGATTCAAAAAGATAGCTTAGATGACTCATTTAGAGCATATGAAGACTATCGAGAATTGCTTGCCAATAAATCAATTGATAGTGTAGTCATTGCTACTCCCGATCACTGGCATGCCGTAATGACTGTAAATGCCGCCAACGCTGGCAAAGATGTGTATTGCGAAAAACCACTCTCACTCACCGTGAAAGAAGGTAGAGCGATGGTAAACGCAATAAGAAAAAACAAGCGAGTATTGCAAACTGGCAGCATGCAACGCTCGTGGGACGAGTTTCGCCGTACAGCAGAATTGATAAGAAACGGTTATTTGGGAGAAATAAAAGACATTTTTGTTAATGTCGGTAACCCGCCAAAAGACATTGATTTTGAAGCTCAAAAAATACCTGAACATTTAAATTGGGACTTATGGTTAGGGCCAAATGAACCTGCACCCTATAATGAATTACTAGCTCCTACCATGGAAAATGAATTTTGGGCATTATGGAGAGAGTACAAGCCATTTGGTGGAGGCTATGTTACAGACTGGGGAGCACACATGTTTGACATTGTGCAATGGTCTCTTGGCATGGATCATAGTGGCCCAGTAAAAGTAAGTGCTCCTAAAGCCAAAGGAATGACAGGTGATATCCGTGGACTTCAATACACTTACAAAAATGGAATTACTGTAAAACATCAAGATTGGGGTAAAACCAACGGTATCCAATTCGTGGGTACAGAGGGAACTTTGGAAGTACAAAGAAAAAACCTGAACGAACCAGAAAAGCTGAAAGGTCTAAAATTGAAATCATCCGATATTCATTTACTGAAGCCTGAAAATCACTACATAGACTTCCTAAACTCCATGAGAAATCGTGAAAAACCAATTTGTGATGTAGAGATAGGCCACCGCACCGCTAGCATGTGCAACATTGGTAACATCGCCTACGAACTTGGTGGGGATTTTGACTGGAATCCTAAAAGAGAAATGTTCAAGGGAAATGCGGAAGCGAATGCACTTTTAGGCAGAAAAATGAGAGCGGAGCATAGTATTAAGATTTGAAAGTGAAAGTGGGAAAAGGAGGTTGGAAGTTACTTTTCGGCAATTTGAGAATATAATACCTTTAAAAACTTATTAATATTTGGCAATTAGCTCCGGGCTAGATTTAAAAAGGTTAAAAAAATATCAGAATATAATCAACTCAAAATACCTTACAACATCATTTTTTTTAAATTCCAAAATCCTAATATGATTTTAGGATTAAATTGATTGTGTAATTTATTAATTTGATCTAAATTTGATAGAATCAAACCTTAAACAAAATGAAACTAAAAACTTTTCTTCATTCCTTATAATCTCAGTTCTTTTATTTTCGATGTCTAATTGGAAACTATTCGGCTGGGAAAAGACGTCTTCAGTTATTGTTACTGACTCAGAAAACATCATGGTCTCAGGAAGTAACAACGGTATCTGTTCTGAGTTCTATTCAGAAACACTGTATGTTTTTGGAATACCAATGGCAAGTAGAAGTGATAATAGACCTGTGGCATGTTATTGAAATATTTAAAAGTTTTTGAATTCCTACAATTCTTCTTAATTTTTTTTATTGCTACAAATCAAACAAATGGTCAAAGACCAAGTGAAATATCGGGGTTTATTACAAACAAGTCAGAAGAACCAATTCCTTATTGTTTAATAATAAATGATCGTACTCAAATAGGGCATTTATCCGACTCATTGGGGAGATTTGTAATTTCTGGGATACCAAGTGATAAAGTTATTTTCAAACAATTAAGTTTTCTGACTTTAGAAACCTCCATACAATCTTTGCAATTGGATAATAGGATTCAATTGGTCGAAAGCCCTATTGCATTAAATAAAATAGAAATACTCCCGACGAGAATAGATGATATTGAAAGGGTTGGAATTAGTAGGAAGTCAAGAATTATAAAGAATTACTATCTTTTAAAGCCTGGTTTTGGAGACGGAATTGCAATAATAAACAAACGAAGTATTGTAAAAAAAATTAAAAGTGTGAATGTGAAGGTTGGTTTTAAAGGAAGTCCAATTTTGCCTTTTCGAATTAACCTTTGGAGCTTAAATGAAGATAACTTCCCAGAAAATATACTTGGTAATAAGGATATCATTATTTATCCAAAAGATAAACTCACTTGGGAAAACATCGATTTAATTGATCAAAATATTGTTTTTGAAGGGAACGGAATCGGTGTTAGTATCGAACCATTAGCTCCATCCACTTTGAAAGTTAAGTTTTCCAAGAAATATACTCCATTGGTGGGTGTATATAATTGTTCAGAAAACTGCGTAGGCCTACAAAATAGAAAGTATGCATTGTGGTTCAAGCCAGTGGGTAAATTTAATTGCCCTGCGGTATATTTAGAACTGATTGATATTTAATTCAAAACCTCATGTGATCAATTTTTGAATATTGCTGTGTCCTATGCTCATTCCCCAAATAGTGCAAGAAAAAGGCACAATTTTTTAGATTTACATCGGAATTATGAAATTTTTTGTGTTATTTCGCACCCGAAAAAGCAGCCAAATTTTGTACTTTGGTCGCTTGTAAATCGAATCATCAATATTTTATATTTCAGAAAATAACACATGGCAGCAGTAAGACCAGACGAAATTTCGGCCATCTTGCGTGAGCAACTCGCAGGAGCAAAAACCGAAGCTGAATTAGAAGAAGTAGGAACTGTCCTTCAAATAGGTGACGGTGTAGCTCGTATTTATGGACTTTCAAAAGTTCAAGCGGGTGAATTGTTGGAATTTGAAAACGGACTAAAAGCCCTTGCACTTAACCTTGAAGAGGATAATGTGGGAGCAGTACTTTTTGGAGATTCCGCAGGTATCAAAGAAGGTGCAACCGTAAAGCGTACAGGTGAAATCGCTTCTATCCAAGTAGGTGAAGGTGTAGTAGGACGTGTAGTGGATACACTTGCACAACCAATCGACGGCCTTGGTCCTATTGTAGGAGAGACTTTCGAGATGCCAATTGAGCGTAAAGCTCCAGGGGTAATCTATCGTGAGCCAGTTACTGAACCTTTACAAACTGGTCTTAAGTCTGTTGATGCCATGATTCCTATCGGTCGTGGACAGCGTGAACTTGTAATTGGTGACCGCCAAACAGGTAAAACTGCTGTATGTATCGATACAATCATTAATCAAAAAGAATTCTTCGATAAAGGAGAGCCTGTATATTGTATTTACGTTGCATGTGGACAAAAAGCGTCTACAGTAAAGCAAGTAGAGCAAACATTAAGAAGATACGGAGCAATGGAATACACTACAATTGTAGCTGCCAATGCTTCTGATCCATCTCCAATGCAATTTTACGCTCCATTTACGGGTGCTGCCATAGGCGAGTACTTCCGTGATACTGGTCGTCCTGCATTGGTAATATATGATGACCTTTCTAAGCAAGCAGTTGCTTACCGTGAGGTTTCTCTTTTGCTTCGTCGTCCTCCAGGACGTGAGGCTTATCCTGGTGACGTATTTTATCTTCACTCCCGTTTGCTGGAGCGTGCTGCAAAAATCAACAGCTCAGACACTATCGCTCAGCAAATGAACGACCTTCCACCTTCATTGAAGGGTAAGGTAAAAGGTGGTGGATCTCTTACTGCACTTCCTATCATTGAAACACAAGCTGGTGACGTTTCTGCTTATATTCCTACCAACGTAATTTCTATTACTGATGGTCAGATATTCTTGGAGCAAAACTTATTCAACGCTGGTATTCGTCCTGCAATTAACGTTGGTATCTCGGTATCTCGTGTAGGTGGTAATGCACAGGTGAAATCAATGAAGAAAGTATCAGGTACATTGAAGCTTGACCAAGCACAGTTCCGTGAGCTAGAGGCATTCTCTAAGTTCGGTTCGGATCTTGATGCAGCAACTAAGCTTGTAATTGACCGTGGTAGAAGAAACCAAGAGATTTTGAAGCAAGGTCAGTACCAGCCAGTGCCAGTAGGTGAGCAAATCGTAATGATTTATTCTTCTATCAATGGTGTGATGGACAAAGTACCTGTTGAGAAAGTTAAAGAATTCGAGAATGAGTTTATCAATTTCATGAAAGCTCAAAAACCAGAATATCTTGCTACACTAGCTGCAGGAAAACTGGACGAAGAAATCACCGACTTTATCAAGAAAGAAGGAAAAGCAATGGCTGAGCGTTACGCTTAATCATTTTGAATTAAAATTTAGAATTTAATGACTAGGGACCAACCTCCTATAGTCACCAAATATTCAGAAAATGCCTTCATTAAAAGAAGTAAGAAATAGAATAACCTCGGTAAACTCAACCATGCAGATTACTAAAGCCATGAAAATGGTGGCAGCTGCTAAGTTGAGAAGGGCTCAGGATAAGATTATCCAAATGAGACCTTATGCCAATAAGTTGAACGAACTCATCGCCACTGTTTCTGCTAACACAGAAGTAGGAGCTCAAAGTCCGTACACATCTGTGAGAGACGTGAAAAACGTTTTGATCGTAGGTGTAACATCGGACAGAGGATTGTGTGGTGGATTCAACAACAATATTGTAAAGGCAATCAATGCTTTAATTGCTGAAAAGTATGCTTCACAGCACGCTAAAGGTAATGTCTCTATCAAGTCTCTTGGTAAAAAAGCATACGACGCTTTTCGTAAAACCGGAATGACGGTTAATAATAACCATGGTGCAGTTTACCAAAACCTAACTTTCGCTTATGTAAAAGAAGCGGCAGAAGAAGTAATGGAAGACTTTGCTAATGGAAAATACGATGAAGTTATCGTTGTTTTCAATGAGTTCAAAAACGTTGCGACGCAAATCATAAGAGCTGAGAAAATGCTCCCAATGGTTGCTGAAATAGACGAAAGTGCTGCTAACACAAATGCAGATTACATTTTTGAACCATCAGAAGAAGAGATCATTCTTGATTTAATGCCAAAAGCAATCAAAATGAAGCTTTACAAGGCTGTTTTGGAATCTAACGCGTCTGAGCACGGTGCTCGTATGACTGCAATGGACAAAGCAACCGAGAATGGTGGAGAATTGCTAAAAGACCTGAAAGTGGTGTACAACCGCTCTCGTCAGGCTGCCATTACCAAAGAGATCCTAGAGATCGTAGGTGGTGCAGAAGCATTGAAAGATAGCTAATAGCACTACAAATATTACAGAGAGAAGCATCCTGAGCAATTGGGGTGCTTTTTTTGTTGTTATTCGTTATTGAAAATGACGGTTACTTTTTTAGGGAGAAAGGAACACGGAAGAAAGGAACAAGGGTGCGTAAAACCTTAGCATGTCGCACCCGTGTCTATTATATCCTTTTTATCAAACCATGTCTGACTTTGGTCCGACATTACTTTCTATGGCTGTCAGACCATCGGTCGGACTTGTTTCAAGGGAAGAAAGGAAAAAAAACAATAAATCGGCACTTCAAAAAATAATGCTATTTTTGAGGAAAATGACAGCATTTCAATAGCAATTAAAAACTTTCTAAACTCAGACTACACAAATACTTTTTTAAATGAAAGCAACACTAATTGATAAACTGGAAGACGTTTACGATTACAATATTTCTGATAACGGTCGCATATACGCTACAGCAGAAAATATTATTTTCTCCAATGATGGATTTAGGTACTCAACAGAAAGTTTTAGGCTGCCATACTGTTTCACGAACGAGAATAACGACTATTTTCAATCCGATTTTGCACTTTTCAGTATTAACCTTGAAACACAGGAAGTACTTAAAGTTTTTGATATTGAACCAAAATCGCAGTTTATTAAATTCGAAAATGGAAAAATCTATTTTCTTCAAAACATTCTTATATCAACGGAGAGACTCGTTAATTATAAGCTTTCTTGCTATAATTTAGATGGCAATCTTCTAAAATCATCTGAGTTGTTTGATGCTAGCATTAGTTGGATTTTCGAAAAAGATGAGTTTTTCTGCCAAGTTGGTCACCCAAAGAAACATTTGATTAAAATGATAAATTTTGAAAAAGGTGAAACTATTTGGTCTCTAGACTATAAAAATGAAAAAAAGCTTGATGGTTTCAGTTCTATGACTGTAGAGCTTTACTTGGACAGCTCAGAGGTTATTACAGTTTTATCACAAAAGATTGAAGGCACAAGAAGTAAATATAATAGTGTTTTATTGCATATAAATCGCAAAACAGGTAAAACGCTGAAGGTCTTACCTTGGAATTCGACATTTATAAAAGTATTCGATAATACATTATATTCAAAAAAAAACCCTTCAACAATTTTAAGTTATGATCCCAAATCGTCAATTATCAATAATTATGAATTAGGACCTGTATTGGAGGCAAACGGGTTTGACGATTTTATACATGATTTCATTGTCGACAATGACCTGTTGGTAATATTTCTACGATTTGACCTTGAAACCCCCATTGTACTAATAAGCCTTGAAACACTTGAAGTAAAAGATAAAATCCCTTTTCATAAAGGAGCTGGTTCTTTAGGAAGTTTTGTTATCATAAATAAAAAACTATACATAAGGACTCAGGATTTAACGCTACTAATTTATGATTTAGAGGAATGACAGTGCCCTTCGAATAGCATGTCACACCCGTTTCTATTATGTCCTTTTTTTCAAACCATGTCTGACTCTGGTCCGACATTACTATCTTTGGCTGTCAGACCATCGGTCGGGCTTGTTATAAGGGGAGGAAAGGGCTAAGAAAAAGTATATTCGCAGCACTAAGTCCTTTCTCCACTCGGCCTGAGCGTTTAGTCGAAGGGTTCTCCTTGTTCCAATTAATGACCCAAAGTCAAAATCACAAAGCACCCTTCGCATACTCCAAGCACTTCTTTACTTCTTTCACCGCATCTGAGCCCTCAGGCACTTTATATTCTAGTTCTATGCTTACAGGGATGTCGTAGCCTTCTTTTTGGAGGAGTTGTAGAACTTCTATAATCGGTGTATCGCCAGTTCCCCAAGCGAGGTTCTTTTGTCCGTTTGCTTTTGAGGTGCGGTCTTTCATGTGGAGACTGCTGATTCTATCGTGTTTCGCTTTAATTAGTGCCAGTAAGCTTTCAGCTGTATTTTTGGTATTTTCTCCTGCGATGTAATGTCCGCAGTCAAGGTTCATGGTATTATAGGGCGATTGTGCCAATGCTACATCCCAAAAAGTATCGGTTGCCAAAGTATGGGCATGATAGCCTACAAGCATGTTATTTTTGGCTCCCAAGTCTCCTAATCGCTGCGAGTGAGCAGGATTACGAGGAAGTTCAACTGTAACAGACTGTGCACCCAAAGCTTTAGCGGCTTTCATGGCATACGTTATTTCTTCATCTGTATTATTTTCTCCAAGTGCATTAGGCTTAAAAGCGTAAATAGTCACACCGGCCTTGTTATACATTTCCTTTAGCTTCTTATATGGCTTCATGGATGCTTTTGCCCTCCAAGCTGCAACAATTTTTGGATATTCATCTTTTAGCTTTTGCTCTTCGGCTGTTAGTCCGCTCCTTTTTGTCACTGGATTCTTTGGAATACCAGCGTACTCCTCTGCAGCATCTCCTTTTAACTCAATTGCCGAAATGCCAGATTCAACACAATATTTGAGCACATCTTCTGCAGAGCTGGGCAAGGATCTAAAAGAGTAAGTTATAGCTCCAATTTGTACGCCATTTATTTTACTATCCGGTTTGGATGTTTGGGCAACAACCGAATTTATTGATACTAATGCTAGCAGTAAGAATCCTATTTTTTTCATTCTTTGAGTTTTGATTAAATGTCGAAATATGTATTTGAACATGGAAATTAATGGTGATGGACAAATCCCTCCACCACCATATCCATTCAATGAGTTGTAGTTACGAGCCAATGTCTATTAGTTAAACTTGACTCACACAAGCTTTACAGAGCTCCTTTCGAATACTCAAAACATCTTTTTACTTCTTGTACTGCATCTGAACCTTCAGGGATTTGGTATTCCAATTCTATACTCACTGGGATATTGTATCCTTCCTTTTGAATCAGCTGAAGTATTTCATTAATTGGCGTATCACCTGTTCCCCACATTAGGTTTTTTTGACCATTTGCTTTCGAAGTTCTATCCTTCAAGTGAATACTAGTGATTCTGTCATGTTTCTCACGAATAAGTGCCAAAAGCGTTTCCTGAGTGTTTGCAGTATCTTCACCGGCAATGTAATGTCCACAGTCTAGGTTCATAGTGTTATACGGAGATTGCTCTAGTGCTACGTCCCAAAAGGTATCGGTTGCTAAGGTGTGTACATGGTAACCTACGTACATCTTGTTTTTGGCACCAAGATCGCCAAGTCTCTGAGATTGGGCAGGATTATTTGGCAACTCCACTGTTACAGACTGAGCTCCTAAGGCTCTTGCTGCATTCATTGCATAAGTGATTTCTTCATCCGTGTTATTCTCACCAAGTGCACTAGGCTTGAAAGCATATATTGTTACTCCTGCCTTATTAAACATTTTCTTGAGATCCTTAAAAGGCTTCATAGACGCTGTTGCTCTCCATGCAGCTAAGTCTTTAGCATATTGTGCCCTTTGCTCTTTCTCAGCATCGGTAAGTCCTCTCCATTTTTTCACTGGATTTTCTGGTGCCCCTGCAAACTGCTCCGCAGGTTCTCCCATTAATTCAATCGCCGAAATCCCTGATTCTACACAATACTTTAGCACATCTTCTGCCGAGCTTGGCATAGACCTAAAAGAGTAGGTGATTGCCCCTATTTGTACGCCATTTATTTTACTATTTGGTTTTACTTTTTGACCAAATGAGCTATTGACCACCAAAAAGGTGAGTAGTAATAATCCTATTTTTTTCATTGTTCAGGTTGAGTTTGTATTAAGAAAACAAGATAAGGGATTTCCAATTGGTTCAATAAGACTTTTAATCAAAAAGTATTTCAAGTGTTAACAAAAACTAAATTGATCGCCAACAATTTCTAATATGAAAATAGATGAGTAGTTTCAATTAATGAAAAGACTCTTACTGCTATTTGGAATCTTATTCTCTCTTAGTTCTGTTGCCCAACAACACCCAAAACTCGCTCTTATCAACGAAGCAGAACTGGCAATCGTAGACGGTCAATTAGAAAAAGCAGCAGGAATATACGAACAACTCTTTCTCCAAAAAGATGAAATATGGGCACAAGACCTCTACAATGCCGCAGTAGTAGAAATGAA
This portion of the Spirosomataceae bacterium TFI 002 genome encodes:
- a CDS encoding ATP synthase F1 subcomplex gamma subunit (manually curated), which codes for MPSLKEVRNRITSVNSTMQITKAMKMVAAAKLRRAQDKIIQMRPYANKLNELIATVSANTEVGAQSPYTSVRDVKNVLIVGVTSDRGLCGGFNNNIVKAINALIAEKYASQHAKGNVSIKSLGKKAYDAFRKTGMTVNNNHGAVYQNLTFAYVKEAAEEVMEDFANGKYDEVIVVFNEFKNVATQIIRAEKMLPMVAEIDESAANTNADYIFEPSEEEIILDLMPKAIKMKLYKAVLESNASEHGARMTAMDKATENGGELLKDLKVVYNRSRQAAITKEILEIVGGAEALKDS
- a CDS encoding Predicted dehydrogenase yields the protein MKNSSNRRQFIKTASAAASFFIVPRHILGKGFLAPSDKINMAYIGCGKQSGGLQKRFFETGEVNIIGAADPHRLKLERFTNNLKTLIQKDSLDDSFRAYEDYRELLANKSIDSVVIATPDHWHAVMTVNAANAGKDVYCEKPLSLTVKEGRAMVNAIRKNKRVLQTGSMQRSWDEFRRTAELIRNGYLGEIKDIFVNVGNPPKDIDFEAQKIPEHLNWDLWLGPNEPAPYNELLAPTMENEFWALWREYKPFGGGYVTDWGAHMFDIVQWSLGMDHSGPVKVSAPKAKGMTGDIRGLQYTYKNGITVKHQDWGKTNGIQFVGTEGTLEVQRKNLNEPEKLKGLKLKSSDIHLLKPENHYIDFLNSMRNREKPICDVEIGHRTASMCNIGNIAYELGGDFDWNPKREMFKGNAEANALLGRKMRAEHSIKI
- a CDS encoding F-type H+-transporting ATPase subunit alpha, which codes for MAAVRPDEISAILREQLAGAKTEAELEEVGTVLQIGDGVARIYGLSKVQAGELLEFENGLKALALNLEEDNVGAVLFGDSAGIKEGATVKRTGEIASIQVGEGVVGRVVDTLAQPIDGLGPIVGETFEMPIERKAPGVIYREPVTEPLQTGLKSVDAMIPIGRGQRELVIGDRQTGKTAVCIDTIINQKEFFDKGEPVYCIYVACGQKASTVKQVEQTLRRYGAMEYTTIVAANASDPSPMQFYAPFTGAAIGEYFRDTGRPALVIYDDLSKQAVAYREVSLLLRRPPGREAYPGDVFYLHSRLLERAAKINSSDTIAQQMNDLPPSLKGKVKGGGSLTALPIIETQAGDVSAYIPTNVISITDGQIFLEQNLFNAGIRPAINVGISVSRVGGNAQVKSMKKVSGTLKLDQAQFRELEAFSKFGSDLDAATKLVIDRGRRNQEILKQGQYQPVPVGEQIVMIYSSINGVMDKVPVEKVKEFENEFINFMKAQKPEYLATLAAGKLDEEITDFIKKEGKAMAERYA
- a CDS encoding Sugar phosphate isomerase/epimerase; translated protein: MKKIGFLLLALVSINSVVAQTSKPDSKINGVQIGAITYSFRSLPSSAEDVLKYCVESGISAIELKGDAAEEYAGIPKNPVTKRSGLTAEEQKLKDEYPKIVAAWRAKASMKPYKKLKEMYNKAGVTIYAFKPNALGENNTDEEITYAMKAAKALGAQSVTVELPRNPAHSQRLGDLGAKNNMLVGYHAHTLATDTFWDVALAQSPYNTMNLDCGHYIAGENTKNTAESLLALIKAKHDRISSLHMKDRTSKANGQKNLAWGTGDTPIIEVLQLLQKEGYDIPVSIELEYKVPEGSDAVKEVKKCLEYAKGAL
- a CDS encoding Sugar phosphate isomerase/epimerase; protein product: MKKIGLLLLTFLVVNSSFGQKVKPNSKINGVQIGAITYSFRSMPSSAEDVLKYCVESGISAIELMGEPAEQFAGAPENPVKKWRGLTDAEKEQRAQYAKDLAAWRATASMKPFKDLKKMFNKAGVTIYAFKPSALGENNTDEEITYAMNAARALGAQSVTVELPNNPAQSQRLGDLGAKNKMYVGYHVHTLATDTFWDVALEQSPYNTMNLDCGHYIAGEDTANTQETLLALIREKHDRITSIHLKDRTSKANGQKNLMWGTGDTPINEILQLIQKEGYNIPVSIELEYQIPEGSDAVQEVKRCFEYSKGAL